One genomic window of Roseobacter ponti includes the following:
- a CDS encoding anthranilate synthase component II, which yields MLLLIDNYDSFTYNLVHYLGSLGADVVIRRNDALDVQEAMAMRPSGILLSPGPCDPDQAGICLALTQAAAETRTPLMGVCLGHQTIGQAFGGRVVRAKDIVHGKTGHIRHDSSGLFAGLPTPFEATRYHSLIVERETLPDTLRITADLEDGTIMGLQHRDLPIHGVQFHPESIRSEHGHALLKNFISEMQVPA from the coding sequence ATGTTGCTGCTGATCGACAACTACGACAGTTTTACCTACAACCTCGTCCACTATCTGGGCAGCCTCGGGGCAGATGTTGTTATCCGGCGAAACGACGCCCTGGATGTGCAGGAAGCCATGGCGATGCGCCCCTCGGGCATTCTGCTGTCGCCCGGGCCCTGCGACCCTGATCAGGCGGGGATCTGCCTTGCCCTGACGCAGGCAGCGGCGGAAACCCGCACACCGCTGATGGGTGTCTGCCTTGGTCACCAGACAATCGGTCAGGCATTCGGCGGGCGCGTGGTACGCGCAAAAGATATCGTACACGGCAAAACGGGCCATATCCGCCACGACAGCAGCGGGCTTTTTGCCGGCCTGCCAACACCGTTCGAGGCCACCCGCTATCACTCGCTGATCGTCGAACGCGAGACCCTGCCAGACACGCTGCGCATCACCGCGGATCTGGAAGACGGGACCATCATGGGGCTGCAACACCGCGACCTGCCGATCCATGGCGTGCAGTTTCATCCGGAATCGATCCGCTCCGAGCACGGCCACGCCCTGCTGAAGAACTTCATCAGTGAAATGCAGGTGCCCGCATGA
- the trpE gene encoding anthranilate synthase component I has protein sequence MALTPDFAAFEAEYAAGRNQIVWTRLAADLDTPVSLMLRLTGAQKDAFVLESVTGGEVRGRYSIIGMKPDLIWRCRGEQSEVNRAARYDSDAFTPMEGNPLDALRSLIAESRIDLPEDLPQAAAGLFGYLGYDMVRLIEHLPDVNPDPLGLPDAVMLRPSVVAVLDGVKGEVTVVSPAWVSDGQTARAAYAQAAERVMDAVRDLERAMPSATRDLGEAAAPGEPVSNFTHEGYKAAVEKARDYIIAGDIFQVVPAQRWTQDFAQDPFALYRSLRRTNPSPFMFYFNFGGFQVIGASPEILVRVFGREVTIRPIAGTRPRGATPAEDNALEADLLADKKELAEHLMLLDLGRNDVGRVARIGTVHPTEEFIVERYSHVMHIVSNVVGELHEDKDALDAFFAGMPAGTVSGAPKVRAMEIIDELEPEKRGVYGGGVGYFSAGGDMDMCIALRTAVVQDSRLYIQAGGGVVYDSDPEAEYQETVHKSNAIRRAAADAARFSGEGNG, from the coding sequence ATGGCGCTGACCCCTGATTTTGCAGCCTTCGAGGCGGAATACGCCGCCGGACGGAACCAGATCGTCTGGACCCGTCTGGCTGCTGATCTCGACACGCCCGTTTCGCTGATGCTGCGCCTCACCGGCGCACAAAAGGACGCCTTTGTTCTGGAATCAGTCACCGGCGGCGAAGTGCGCGGGCGCTATTCGATCATCGGCATGAAACCCGATCTGATCTGGCGCTGCCGGGGTGAGCAGAGTGAGGTCAACCGCGCGGCGCGGTATGACAGCGATGCTTTCACGCCGATGGAGGGCAATCCGCTGGACGCGCTGCGGTCGCTGATCGCTGAAAGCCGGATTGATCTGCCCGAAGATCTGCCCCAGGCCGCCGCCGGGCTTTTCGGCTATCTGGGCTATGACATGGTGCGGCTGATCGAGCATCTGCCGGATGTGAACCCCGACCCGCTGGGCCTGCCCGATGCGGTCATGCTCCGCCCCTCGGTGGTCGCCGTTCTTGACGGGGTAAAGGGCGAGGTCACAGTGGTCTCTCCCGCCTGGGTCTCCGACGGCCAGACGGCACGCGCGGCCTATGCTCAGGCGGCGGAACGGGTGATGGACGCGGTACGCGATCTTGAACGCGCGATGCCCTCTGCGACGCGCGATCTGGGCGAGGCCGCGGCACCCGGCGAGCCGGTCAGCAATTTCACCCATGAGGGCTACAAGGCCGCCGTCGAAAAGGCCCGCGACTATATCATTGCCGGCGACATTTTCCAGGTCGTGCCCGCACAGCGCTGGACCCAGGATTTCGCCCAGGACCCCTTTGCGCTTTATCGCTCACTGCGGCGCACAAACCCCTCGCCTTTCATGTTCTATTTCAACTTCGGCGGCTTTCAGGTCATCGGCGCCAGCCCGGAAATTCTTGTGCGGGTCTTTGGCCGCGAGGTCACGATCCGCCCCATTGCCGGCACGCGTCCGCGCGGGGCCACCCCCGCCGAGGACAATGCGCTTGAGGCCGATCTGCTGGCCGACAAAAAGGAACTGGCCGAGCATCTGATGCTGCTTGATCTGGGCCGCAACGATGTGGGGCGCGTGGCCAGGATCGGCACCGTGCACCCGACCGAAGAGTTTATTGTAGAACGCTACAGCCATGTGATGCACATCGTCTCCAACGTGGTGGGCGAGCTGCACGAGGATAAAGACGCGCTCGACGCCTTTTTCGCGGGCATGCCGGCGGGCACTGTCTCCGGTGCGCCCAAGGTGCGCGCGATGGAAATCATTGACGAGCTGGAGCCTGAAAAGCGCGGCGTTTATGGCGGCGGTGTCGGCTACTTCAGTGCGGGAGGCGATATGGATATGTGCATCGCGCTGCGCACGGCGGTGGTGCAGGACAGCAGACTCTACATCCAGGCCGGCGGCGGCGTTGTCTATGACAGCGACCCGGAGGCCGAGTACCAGGAAACGGTGCACAAATCCAACGCGATCCGGCGCGCGGCAGCCGATGCCGCGCGGTTCTCAGGCGAAGGTAACGGCTGA
- a CDS encoding peptidylprolyl isomerase, whose amino-acid sequence MAAGKSISKTAMWILMGLLILGLAGFGATNLSGNIRTIGTVGDKPVPVDSYFRALQQEIRSFEQQTGQTLPFARAREIGLDRAVLQRIVEDRALDHEATEMGLSIGDENLRDRILDIPAFRGLDGTFDREGYRFALEQSGLSEAEFEEQLREEVARTLLQGAVLSGVAMPDTYVDTLINYVGARASFTWTLLGEGDLAEPVPAPDEATLRAHYDDNTDVFTLPETRRITYALLTPDMLIDEVEIEESALRELYDARSEEFNQPERRLVERLAFLDEEAAAAALASLETGATFEDLVEERGLTLQDVDLGDVARDELGDAGEAVFAAEVGAVAGPLPSPLGSALFRVNGVLPPLETSFEEAQEMLRPMLVNDRAQRLVDVQAQSFDDMLAGGATLEELATDTDMVLNEIDWTEESDEDIAGYEAFREAARAVTPEDFPEIGQLDDGGLFALRLNEVLPPRPAPFEDARAAVAAHWRAAETARLLNIEIEAALPQLKEGTDFSELGFDAVREENLLRSDYVGGTPAGFMNTVFEMQEGEVRTLDAEGGVVIVRLDSTAGPEDGAETDALREQIRAQAGQALAEDIFDIYRGDVTRRADPQINQQALQAVHVNFP is encoded by the coding sequence ATGGCAGCCGGCAAAAGCATCTCGAAAACGGCAATGTGGATCCTGATGGGTCTCCTGATCCTGGGCCTTGCCGGGTTCGGTGCCACCAACCTTTCCGGCAACATCCGCACAATCGGCACGGTCGGGGACAAGCCGGTGCCGGTGGACAGCTATTTCCGGGCCCTCCAGCAGGAAATCCGTTCCTTTGAGCAACAGACCGGCCAGACGCTTCCTTTCGCGCGCGCCCGCGAGATCGGCCTCGACCGCGCGGTGCTGCAGCGCATCGTCGAAGACCGCGCGCTGGATCACGAAGCCACCGAAATGGGCCTGTCGATCGGCGACGAAAATCTGCGTGACCGGATCCTCGACATCCCCGCCTTCCGGGGTCTCGACGGCACCTTTGATCGCGAAGGCTACCGTTTTGCGCTGGAACAGAGCGGCCTTTCTGAGGCTGAATTTGAAGAACAGCTGCGCGAAGAGGTTGCGCGCACGCTGCTGCAGGGCGCTGTCCTCAGTGGCGTGGCCATGCCCGATACCTATGTCGATACACTGATAAATTATGTCGGCGCCCGTGCGAGCTTTACCTGGACACTGCTGGGTGAAGGCGATCTTGCAGAGCCCGTGCCCGCGCCCGATGAGGCGACCCTGCGCGCGCATTATGACGACAACACCGACGTTTTTACCCTGCCGGAGACCCGGCGCATTACCTATGCCCTGCTGACACCCGATATGCTGATCGATGAGGTGGAGATCGAAGAAAGCGCTCTGCGTGAGCTTTATGACGCGCGCAGCGAAGAGTTCAACCAGCCCGAACGCCGTCTGGTGGAACGCCTGGCGTTTCTCGACGAAGAGGCCGCCGCCGCTGCACTGGCCAGCCTTGAGACAGGGGCGACCTTCGAGGATCTGGTCGAAGAGCGCGGCCTGACCCTGCAGGACGTTGATCTGGGAGATGTGGCCCGGGATGAGCTTGGCGACGCGGGCGAGGCAGTATTCGCCGCAGAAGTCGGCGCAGTGGCCGGACCGCTGCCAAGCCCGCTCGGATCAGCGCTCTTCCGGGTGAACGGTGTGCTGCCCCCGCTTGAAACCTCCTTTGAGGAAGCGCAGGAAATGCTGCGCCCGATGCTCGTGAATGACCGTGCCCAGCGGCTGGTGGATGTGCAGGCTCAGAGCTTTGACGATATGCTCGCGGGCGGTGCCACGCTCGAAGAGCTTGCCACAGATACCGATATGGTACTGAACGAGATCGACTGGACCGAAGAAAGCGACGAGGATATCGCAGGCTATGAGGCCTTCCGCGAGGCCGCCCGTGCGGTCACCCCCGAGGATTTCCCGGAAATCGGACAACTGGATGACGGCGGGCTTTTTGCGCTGCGCCTCAATGAGGTTCTGCCACCGCGCCCTGCTCCCTTTGAAGACGCGCGCGCAGCGGTCGCCGCGCACTGGCGCGCCGCCGAAACGGCGCGTCTGCTCAATATCGAGATCGAAGCTGCCCTGCCACAGCTCAAAGAGGGCACTGACTTTTCGGAGCTCGGCTTTGATGCGGTGCGTGAAGAAAACCTGCTGCGCAGCGACTATGTCGGCGGCACGCCTGCGGGCTTCATGAACACCGTCTTTGAGATGCAGGAAGGCGAGGTGCGCACCCTCGACGCCGAGGGCGGCGTGGTCATCGTCCGGCTGGACAGCACCGCAGGCCCTGAAGACGGCGCAGAAACCGACGCGTTGCGCGAACAGATCCGCGCACAGGCGGGTCAGGCGCTGGCCGAGGATATTTTTGACATCTACCGTGGCGATGTAACCCGTCGCGCCGACCCGCAGATCAACCAGCAGGCGCTGCAGGCCGTGCACGTCAACTTCCCCTGA
- the trpD gene encoding anthranilate phosphoribosyltransferase, whose product MSDALKPLIGAAADRALSRAEAEEAFGILFDGEATPSQIGGLLMALRTRGETVEEYAAAAAVMRSKCNAVRAPDGAMDIVGTGGDGKGTLNISTATAFVVAGAGVVVAKHGNRNLSSKSGAADALTQMGLNVMVGPKIVEKALKEAGIGFMMAPMHHPAIAHVMPTRAELGTRTIFNILGPLTNPAGVRRQLTGAFSRDLIRPMAETLGALGSEKAWLVHGSDGTDELTITGVSWVSALGPDGTVTDMEIHPDDAGLPVHPFEAIVGGTPEENARDFKALLDGEASAYRDAVLLNAAAALVVADAAGDLKEGVEMARTSIDSGAAAEKIAAVARITQGA is encoded by the coding sequence ATGAGTGACGCCCTGAAACCGCTGATTGGTGCCGCAGCGGACCGTGCTCTGTCGCGCGCCGAAGCCGAAGAAGCCTTTGGCATTCTCTTTGACGGCGAAGCGACACCGAGCCAGATCGGCGGGTTGCTGATGGCGCTGCGCACCCGCGGCGAAACGGTAGAGGAATATGCCGCCGCCGCCGCTGTCATGCGCAGCAAGTGTAACGCGGTCCGGGCACCCGACGGGGCGATGGACATCGTCGGCACCGGTGGGGATGGCAAGGGCACACTGAACATCTCGACCGCCACAGCGTTTGTGGTTGCAGGCGCGGGTGTGGTGGTGGCCAAGCACGGCAACCGGAACCTCTCGTCGAAATCCGGAGCAGCAGATGCGCTGACGCAGATGGGGCTCAATGTGATGGTCGGCCCCAAAATCGTTGAAAAAGCGCTGAAAGAGGCGGGCATTGGCTTTATGATGGCACCAATGCATCACCCGGCAATTGCCCATGTGATGCCCACGCGCGCAGAGCTCGGCACCCGCACAATCTTTAATATTCTCGGCCCCCTGACCAACCCCGCGGGCGTCAGACGCCAGCTCACCGGTGCTTTTTCGCGCGATCTGATCCGGCCCATGGCCGAAACACTCGGCGCACTGGGTTCGGAAAAGGCCTGGCTGGTGCATGGCTCTGACGGTACCGATGAGCTGACGATAACAGGGGTGAGCTGGGTGTCAGCCCTCGGTCCCGACGGCACCGTTACGGATATGGAGATCCACCCCGATGACGCGGGCCTGCCGGTGCATCCTTTCGAGGCGATCGTCGGCGGCACACCTGAGGAAAATGCGCGCGACTTCAAAGCGCTGCTGGACGGTGAAGCCTCCGCCTATCGGGATGCGGTTCTGCTGAATGCCGCGGCGGCCCTCGTGGTCGCTGATGCCGCCGGCGATCTGAAGGAAGGCGTCGAAATGGCCCGGACCTCGATCGACAGCGGTGCGGCGGCTGAGAAAATCGCGGCTGTCGCGCGGATCACGCAGGGCGCGTGA
- a CDS encoding succinylglutamate desuccinylase/aspartoacylase family protein, producing MARAPFEIAGERFAPGKSGTVNLPVSILPDHTPVHLSVQVHHGKRAGPTMFVSAAVHGDEVIGVEIVRRLLRAPQLASLRGTLLVVPVVNSFGFLNRSRYLPDRRDLNRCFPGHPGGSLGSRLAHIFLQEVVLRCDFGIDLHSAAIHRTNLPQIRLSPGDDTTRAMAMAFGAPVVLTSPLRDGSLRGEAAARGTPVLLYEAGEGLRFDEMAVRAGVAGILRVMRSVDMLPARGIAKAKERPYICKSSSWLRAPAGGLLRTFRAEGETVEKGDVLATVSDPFGEVETDLLSPAPGILIGRAILPVVNEGDAVFHLAALSPEASGDTVGGLAAQLESDPLFDEDEII from the coding sequence ATGGCCCGCGCGCCCTTTGAGATTGCCGGTGAGCGTTTCGCACCGGGGAAAAGCGGCACAGTAAATCTGCCGGTCTCGATCCTGCCCGATCATACGCCGGTCCATCTTTCGGTGCAGGTCCATCACGGCAAACGCGCCGGCCCCACGATGTTCGTCTCGGCGGCAGTTCACGGCGATGAGGTGATCGGCGTCGAGATCGTGCGCCGTCTGCTGCGCGCACCGCAGCTTGCGTCTCTGCGTGGTACGCTGCTGGTGGTCCCGGTTGTAAACTCCTTCGGCTTTCTCAACCGATCGCGCTATCTGCCCGACCGGCGGGATCTCAACCGCTGCTTTCCGGGCCACCCGGGCGGCTCGCTGGGCTCGCGTCTGGCACATATCTTTCTGCAGGAAGTGGTGCTGCGCTGTGATTTCGGCATCGATCTGCACTCAGCGGCCATTCACCGCACCAACCTGCCACAGATCCGCCTGTCGCCTGGCGACGATACCACGCGGGCGATGGCAATGGCCTTTGGCGCGCCGGTCGTGCTGACCTCACCGCTGCGCGACGGATCTTTGCGGGGCGAGGCCGCGGCGCGGGGCACGCCCGTGCTGCTCTATGAAGCCGGTGAAGGCCTGCGCTTTGACGAAATGGCCGTGCGCGCAGGGGTTGCGGGCATTCTGCGCGTGATGCGAAGCGTCGATATGCTGCCGGCACGCGGCATCGCAAAAGCCAAAGAGCGGCCCTATATCTGCAAATCCTCAAGCTGGCTGCGGGCGCCGGCGGGCGGTCTTTTGCGAACCTTCCGCGCCGAGGGCGAAACCGTGGAAAAAGGCGATGTGCTGGCCACCGTGTCTGACCCTTTCGGCGAGGTTGAAACCGACCTTCTTTCGCCGGCGCCGGGCATCCTGATCGGTCGGGCCATTCTGCCCGTCGTCAACGAAGGCGACGCGGTTTTTCATCTGGCGGCACTCAGCCCCGAAGCCTCAGGCGACACCGTCGGGGGCCTTGCGGCACAGCTTGAAAGTGATCCGCTCTTTGACGAGGACGAGATCATCTGA
- a CDS encoding divergent polysaccharide deacetylase family protein: MAKGFIKGALWGSCVSLSAVVLVSVFSSGLPRPPADPAGTAQTPPGSTPPATAPAETRDTAAAQPDATSVPEQSTTSKGAGADRTTLAAAGAPDTLDGLRESDMTPAAVPDAGSAAAVLQQDAASTTGTAPAAPRTDAPVAGAGQTAALTTPSTEPAVTVSTSSAAQPAEAPEAPSETTAAAPVVQTDIAALAPPVDPAEPRSAPEPDEGSISNLPMQPPAPDLPSERTAFTEAAPDTIAAADPAQPQPPAVLASGTAFDDSTRPVSDDAGPEVAEITAMAPATVQPDSDGGTAAQVYASTDTAPASVPEAQVAVTPEPEAGTPTREPDATGPEPEEAGPESRTAVRRPDPVTRDVAEDIADTSSQSAPPAQTAEPAPVVSAQNSLEGSFADRTDGVTTNRLPSLGDDEPEAEVAPADPQASGAADVSDAAGDPSASVSPLEQFARPAENPEGKPVMSIVLMDDGVDLAAAAIGLPALRRFPHPVTFAVEASLPDAASRAGAYRNEGFEVLAMINLPEGASATDAEVSVAAALAAVPEAVGVLEGPGTGVTTTPDAARQVSEILAASGHGLVTQNRGLNTAQKLAARAGVPSAVVFRDFDSEGQSPVVIRRFLDQAAFRAGQEGGIVMLGRLREDTVSALLVWALQDRADRVAMVPVSGALSVSE; this comes from the coding sequence GTGGCAAAAGGATTTATCAAAGGCGCACTCTGGGGCAGTTGTGTCAGCCTCAGCGCAGTCGTGCTGGTGTCGGTGTTCAGCAGCGGGCTGCCCCGGCCGCCGGCAGATCCGGCCGGCACGGCACAGACGCCGCCTGGTTCAACGCCGCCCGCAACAGCACCCGCTGAAACACGCGACACCGCAGCAGCGCAGCCGGACGCGACATCCGTCCCTGAACAAAGCACAACCAGTAAGGGTGCCGGTGCGGATAGGACCACCCTGGCCGCCGCAGGAGCGCCGGACACGCTCGACGGGTTGCGCGAAAGCGATATGACACCGGCGGCTGTGCCGGATGCGGGCTCCGCTGCGGCGGTACTGCAGCAGGATGCAGCCAGCACAACGGGCACGGCACCCGCTGCACCCCGGACCGATGCACCGGTCGCAGGCGCGGGGCAGACTGCTGCTCTGACGACGCCCTCGACAGAGCCTGCCGTGACAGTCTCGACCAGCTCCGCCGCACAACCGGCAGAGGCGCCGGAGGCTCCGTCAGAGACAACTGCCGCAGCGCCGGTGGTGCAGACGGATATTGCGGCCCTCGCACCCCCCGTCGACCCCGCAGAACCCCGGTCCGCGCCTGAACCGGATGAGGGTTCAATCTCGAACCTTCCGATGCAGCCGCCGGCGCCTGACCTTCCGTCAGAACGCACCGCCTTTACCGAAGCGGCACCCGATACGATTGCGGCTGCCGATCCGGCGCAGCCACAGCCCCCGGCGGTTCTCGCCTCAGGCACCGCCTTTGACGACAGCACCCGCCCTGTCAGCGATGATGCCGGGCCCGAGGTTGCAGAGATTACCGCAATGGCGCCGGCGACCGTGCAGCCGGACAGCGACGGGGGCACCGCAGCGCAGGTTTACGCCAGCACCGATACCGCGCCGGCCAGCGTACCCGAAGCCCAGGTCGCCGTGACACCTGAACCGGAAGCCGGAACTCCCACCCGGGAGCCCGACGCGACTGGTCCGGAACCGGAAGAAGCAGGGCCGGAAAGCCGGACCGCCGTGCGCCGGCCCGATCCGGTGACACGTGATGTGGCAGAGGATATTGCCGATACCTCCTCGCAGAGTGCGCCGCCTGCACAGACGGCTGAGCCCGCTCCGGTGGTGAGTGCTCAGAATTCTCTGGAGGGCAGCTTTGCAGACAGGACAGACGGGGTGACCACAAACCGGCTGCCCAGTCTGGGCGATGATGAACCCGAAGCAGAAGTCGCGCCGGCCGACCCGCAGGCTTCCGGCGCTGCAGATGTGTCGGATGCGGCCGGTGACCCCTCCGCGTCGGTGTCCCCGCTGGAGCAGTTCGCGCGGCCCGCAGAGAACCCTGAAGGCAAGCCGGTCATGTCGATTGTTCTGATGGACGACGGTGTTGACCTTGCCGCTGCTGCCATCGGGCTGCCTGCGCTGCGCCGCTTTCCACATCCGGTGACATTCGCTGTCGAGGCGAGCCTGCCGGACGCCGCCAGCCGTGCCGGGGCCTACCGCAACGAGGGCTTTGAGGTGCTTGCGATGATCAATCTGCCTGAAGGCGCTTCTGCGACCGACGCCGAGGTTTCGGTCGCAGCTGCGCTTGCCGCTGTTCCCGAAGCGGTTGGCGTGCTGGAGGGTCCGGGCACCGGGGTGACAACAACGCCTGACGCAGCGCGCCAGGTCTCTGAGATCCTCGCGGCGAGCGGGCACGGACTGGTGACGCAGAACCGCGGGCTCAATACCGCGCAGAAGCTCGCAGCGCGTGCCGGCGTGCCGTCGGCTGTGGTTTTCAGGGATTTTGACAGCGAGGGACAATCACCTGTGGTGATCCGGCGGTTTCTTGATCAGGCCGCGTTTCGTGCAGGCCAGGAGGGCGGCATCGTGATGCTGGGCCGGCTGCGCGAGGATACTGTTTCGGCTCTTCTCGTCTGGGCCCTGCAGGACCGCGCGGACAGAGTTGCGATGGTGCCGGTGAGCGGCGCTCTTTCGGTATCGGAGTAA
- a CDS encoding putative bifunctional diguanylate cyclase/phosphodiesterase yields the protein MKPVRWPGKWIRQVVARHVCLVRPQSLWKRYLLAFLLIGGLMSASHVTSLMSIRATDGYAELINIAGRQRMLSQRILFYVSDLHNSSSGAAMAGLEKTVAEFEQAHELLVNRPGLPDALVTLYHDAEPIPLDMFTRRYAAMAAYYPGAQGVERINIRDQLTVWGEYDLLGRLNEAVTLLENHSKAQSRQLLHIQHTTFYIAVLIFVLEAALIFLPAQISVTRAISRLERRKKQLSGSYDALRARNSELMSARRTLAHAANHDTLTGLANRRAINEFLSQLPAAHTKADITLGVLKIDLDRFKSVNDRFGHAAGDALLKKTATLLRRETSPGDLVGRIGGDEFVVVVTEPASVQAIEALARRIVNALSEPFVFEGRTCRTGASAGYTLAGSSTATPDQLLIESDLALYEAKRTGRGRAHEYSNELRADIETRHALFSEIGTAIDRDEFEAWMQPQVCAGTLRLAGCEVLVRWNHPTRGIVPPAIFLAAAEQAGLLRAIDMMMLSKGLDQLEDLRAAGIDLPKISVNASPATLHDPHLPERLIQEISSRHLSPQDLVVEVLESTLIESEDDMAARTIARIADAGIAVSLDDFGTGYASMSTLSQLTLSGIKLDQSLISPVPQPRAESIISALVTMSRSLGMTVVAEGIETEEQLELVAGMGCDTVQGYLIGKPMRAVDFHAWALNCHEETAGRRA from the coding sequence ATGAAACCAGTGAGATGGCCGGGAAAATGGATACGGCAGGTTGTGGCGCGCCACGTCTGCCTGGTCAGACCACAGTCGCTGTGGAAACGATACCTGCTGGCCTTTTTGCTGATCGGCGGTCTGATGAGCGCATCGCATGTGACCTCGCTGATGTCGATACGCGCCACCGACGGATACGCAGAGCTGATCAATATTGCCGGACGGCAACGCATGCTGAGCCAGCGCATTCTGTTTTATGTCAGCGACCTGCACAACAGCAGCAGCGGTGCCGCTATGGCCGGACTGGAAAAAACTGTGGCGGAGTTTGAGCAGGCCCACGAGTTGCTGGTCAACCGACCCGGTCTGCCGGACGCGCTGGTAACACTTTATCACGATGCCGAACCGATCCCGCTCGATATGTTCACCAGACGCTATGCTGCGATGGCCGCATATTACCCGGGCGCTCAGGGCGTGGAGCGTATCAACATCCGGGACCAGCTCACGGTCTGGGGCGAATATGACCTTCTCGGCAGGCTCAACGAGGCCGTAACGCTGCTCGAAAACCACTCCAAAGCACAAAGCCGCCAGTTACTGCACATCCAGCACACCACGTTCTACATCGCCGTGCTCATATTCGTGCTGGAGGCCGCGCTGATTTTTCTGCCCGCCCAGATTTCTGTAACGCGGGCAATTTCGCGGCTGGAACGGCGCAAAAAACAGCTCTCCGGATCCTATGACGCGCTGCGCGCGCGCAATTCCGAACTGATGAGCGCGCGGCGCACCCTCGCCCATGCTGCCAACCACGACACGCTCACCGGACTGGCCAACCGCCGGGCCATCAATGAATTTCTCAGTCAGCTGCCAGCAGCACATACGAAGGCGGATATTACGCTGGGCGTTCTCAAAATCGATCTGGACCGTTTCAAATCGGTAAACGACCGGTTTGGCCATGCTGCCGGTGATGCGCTGCTGAAAAAGACAGCCACTCTGCTGCGCCGTGAGACATCGCCCGGAGATCTGGTCGGGCGCATCGGCGGCGATGAGTTTGTGGTTGTGGTTACCGAACCCGCCTCCGTTCAGGCCATCGAAGCTCTGGCGCGCAGGATCGTGAACGCACTCTCTGAACCTTTTGTGTTTGAAGGCAGGACCTGTCGTACCGGCGCCTCAGCAGGCTACACGCTCGCGGGGTCCTCAACCGCGACCCCGGACCAGCTGCTGATCGAAAGTGATCTGGCGCTTTATGAGGCAAAACGGACCGGGCGCGGGCGCGCGCACGAATACTCCAACGAGCTGCGCGCCGATATTGAGACCCGTCATGCGCTCTTCTCAGAGATCGGAACCGCCATTGACCGCGACGAGTTTGAGGCCTGGATGCAGCCACAGGTCTGTGCCGGTACCCTGCGGCTTGCGGGATGCGAGGTCCTGGTGCGCTGGAACCACCCGACGCGCGGGATCGTGCCGCCGGCCATTTTTCTTGCAGCGGCTGAACAGGCGGGGCTGCTGCGCGCCATTGATATGATGATGCTCAGCAAAGGCCTGGATCAGCTCGAAGACCTGCGCGCTGCGGGCATCGATCTGCCAAAGATATCGGTCAATGCCTCCCCTGCGACCCTGCATGATCCGCATCTGCCCGAACGCCTGATACAGGAAATCAGCAGCCGGCATCTCTCGCCGCAGGACCTTGTGGTCGAGGTTCTTGAAAGCACGCTGATCGAAAGCGAAGATGATATGGCCGCCCGCACCATCGCGCGCATTGCAGACGCGGGTATTGCCGTTTCGCTGGATGACTTCGGCACCGGATATGCGTCGATGTCCACGCTCTCGCAGCTCACGCTGAGCGGCATCAAACTGGATCAGTCACTGATCTCGCCGGTCCCGCAGCCGCGCGCGGAAAGCATCATCTCAGCCCTCGTCACGATGTCGCGAAGCCTCGGCATGACCGTGGTGGCAGAAGGGATCGAAACCGAAGAACAGCTTGAACTCGTGGCCGGCATGGGCTGCGACACCGTGCAGGGGTATCTGATCGGCAAACCAATGCGCGCTGTTGATTTTCACGCATGGGCTCTGAACTGTCATGAGGAGACTGCCGGGCGGCGGGCCTGA
- a CDS encoding uracil-DNA glycosylase, whose translation MHPPGAWADLPFFRDTLPGIEAELTAETRQILPPQHRIFAALERTPPDDVRVVILGQDPYPTPGHAHGFAFSTEPGVSPLPRSLGNIFKELEADTGAHPVTGDLRFWADQGVLLLNTCLTVPAGDAGGHARLGWQVLTAQVLDRLAGTPRAWLLWGAAAHKAAAAVDPEMHLKITTAHPSPLSARRGFFGSRPFSRTNAWLQERGHRSINWADAPEAP comes from the coding sequence CTGCATCCGCCAGGGGCCTGGGCAGACCTGCCGTTTTTCCGCGACACCCTGCCCGGGATCGAGGCAGAGCTGACCGCTGAGACGCGGCAGATCCTGCCCCCGCAGCACCGGATTTTTGCAGCACTGGAACGCACCCCACCCGATGATGTGCGCGTTGTGATCCTCGGGCAGGATCCCTACCCCACACCCGGACATGCGCACGGATTTGCCTTTTCCACAGAGCCGGGCGTGTCGCCTCTGCCCCGGTCGCTGGGCAACATTTTCAAAGAGCTTGAAGCTGATACCGGCGCACATCCGGTGACCGGGGATCTGCGGTTCTGGGCCGATCAGGGGGTACTGCTCCTGAACACCTGTCTGACCGTTCCGGCCGGTGATGCCGGTGGTCATGCCCGCCTCGGCTGGCAGGTGCTGACCGCTCAGGTGCTCGACCGTCTGGCGGGCACACCCCGCGCCTGGCTTTTGTGGGGGGCCGCCGCGCATAAGGCCGCCGCCGCTGTGGATCCGGAGATGCATCTCAAAATTACAACGGCGCATCCCTCGCCGCTTTCCGCCCGGCGTGGATTTTTCGGCTCCCGTCCCTTCAGCCGGACCAATGCATGGTTGCAGGAACGCGGTCATCGGTCCATAAACTGGGCCGATGCGCCGGAGGCCCCATGA